From the genome of Glycine soja cultivar W05 chromosome 14, ASM419377v2, whole genome shotgun sequence:
tatttatataaatagtgtttggaagtataaaaaaatgatttctgcatttatttataaatatttaaaagtattgaaatagttatttataaaataatgaagtAGAATttgtaagaaacaaaaaataaaattgtactttgattttgatcatatattttagtttgcaAGAATTAGTGATGTgaagtataaaaatttaaaaaatgaatatccacattgatttatgaatatataaaaatattaaaatagttattaaaaaaataattaaattaatatttattaatgaatttattaataaattgtaGTTTGACTTTTTTCAAACTCAACTATTATTTGAACGGTGACATtagtttttattactatttaaatttaaagattatGGTTAGAACTACAAGATTGTGTCAGGTTTTAGGCAGAATTTTAGGAAGAGCCTTAGGTAGACAAGTTAGTGGTGATGCGGAAGAAGGCTCTCAGCGTCGAAAGCCGACAATATTGGCACATAGAGAACAAGCACATGCAGCTGTTGTAGAGGATTTTGAGAATGTGGATAATGCTGCTGACAAGGTTCATGAGAAGTCTCATGATCCATTTACAGATCATGTAGCTACTGATACAAAGGGTTTTCCAGACGGGTCCCAAGATACATCGGTGTTGAAGGATTATGCTTATCATGTGGCAGTTAAAGTTTGGGCAGGAGAGAtagttatttgtttaattatatcatatttgaataactatttatcattttaatttacctaattaattttgattatttgcATAAAAGTACTGAGTTGCAGTTGGCCTCTCATGGGAGGAAGGTAGAGAAATTTGGAAGGCATGCACCAAAGATTGAAGGCATTGTGGCTGCTACGAGATTAAGTTCTCTGATTACATGTTCGTTGGACAAGGGACTTTTATCTGCTTTTGCGGAGAGGTGGTGTTTGCGGCCGACAAGTGTACcgaatcgcacaagtagtataaaacagtaagaactgagtatcgaactctcaggaaacttgtgttatctggcaagctatttcgataaataggtgtctggtatgAAAAGATGATTGTGGTTATGAACAGGTATATAAACTAtcaatgcaaaaagaaagaaaatcacgcaagagaaatgaGTAGAGaacgcgttggtcttcctaatatgttcctgatgctaaaacgaatgttctctatctaacaatgctcatgtattcctatgttgtctcctggactgctagacccaaattcctcatgatagcctagcctaatcctgatcaagcctcgtccgcagattcctcttataagactaaacttaaccaggatcgcattaa
Proteins encoded in this window:
- the LOC114383858 gene encoding uncharacterized protein LOC114383858 — translated: MVRTTRLCQVLGRILGRALGRQVSGDAEEGSQRRKPTILAHREQAHAAVVEDFENVDNAADKVHEKSHDPFTDHVATDTKGFPDGSQDTSVLKDYAYHVAVKVWAGEILASHGRKVEKFGRHAPKIEGIVAATRLSSLITCSLDKGLLSAFAERWCLRPTSVPNRTSI